A genomic stretch from Candidatus Nitrotoga arctica includes:
- a CDS encoding sulfotransferase family protein: MDKIAIFGVPRSGTTWLSQILNSHPDVALRFQPLFSYGHKGSLSERSSAAEIRTFFEEILCTQDAFALMATEMQKNYPAFQKAVTSTHIVFKETRYLHIIENILTQCSEVKIIGIVRNPLAVMASWVLAPKEFNSEWDINSEWRGASSKNQNRPEEFYGFDKWKEIAEAFLRFKSQFPHQFLMVSYDELNRAPLDTTKKLFGFCGLKVCDQVENFLSASKSRHDSDPYSVFRANASDDRWQGVLPDEIVKQIMLELKHTSLDIFLQDGTNA, translated from the coding sequence ATGGATAAAATTGCAATATTCGGTGTGCCACGCTCAGGTACAACATGGCTCAGCCAGATTCTTAACAGTCATCCAGACGTGGCATTAAGATTCCAGCCGCTTTTTTCATATGGACACAAAGGCAGTCTGTCCGAGCGCTCATCTGCCGCAGAGATTCGGACATTTTTTGAAGAAATTCTTTGTACTCAAGATGCTTTCGCCCTGATGGCTACTGAGATGCAAAAAAATTATCCGGCTTTTCAAAAGGCAGTCACGTCAACACATATTGTTTTCAAGGAGACGCGATATCTTCATATCATTGAAAACATTCTCACTCAATGCAGTGAAGTTAAAATCATCGGAATCGTCAGAAACCCTTTGGCAGTGATGGCGTCCTGGGTTTTGGCACCCAAAGAATTCAATTCAGAGTGGGATATAAACAGCGAGTGGCGTGGCGCTTCAAGCAAGAACCAGAATAGGCCAGAAGAATTTTACGGTTTTGATAAATGGAAAGAAATTGCCGAGGCGTTCCTTCGGTTTAAAAGTCAATTCCCTCACCAATTTTTAATGGTGAGCTATGATGAACTGAATAGAGCACCACTTGATACTACAAAAAAATTATTTGGTTTTTGTGGGTTAAAAGTTTGTGATCAGGTAGAAAACTTCCTTAGCGCAAGTAAATCGAGACATGATTCCGACCCTTATTCGGTTTTTCGCGCCAATGCGAGCGATGATCGTTGGCAAGGTGTATTGCCTGATGAAATTGTGAAACAAATTATGTTGGAACTTAAACATACCTCGCTGGATATTTTTCTTCAGGACGGAACAAATGCCTAA
- a CDS encoding WbqC family protein — MKLSIMQPYFFPYIGYWQLMHAVDRFVIYDDVNYIKGGWINRNRILINGEPTFITAPLYQSSSYKRMCDISLQSSPVWRDKLVRKIEITYRRAPYYAEVFPVIEKLILYNTDSLSDYLAHQLQALAAFIGINTEFIVTSRCYENNGLPSQARILDICAQEGATTYINPQGGQALYDRATFAQSGLDLKFLTPSTIEYKQFGPMHVPWLSIIDVMMFNSPSQLRTLLNKYELV, encoded by the coding sequence ATGAAGTTGTCCATCATGCAGCCCTATTTTTTCCCCTACATCGGCTACTGGCAGTTGATGCATGCCGTGGATCGCTTCGTCATTTACGATGATGTGAATTACATCAAGGGAGGATGGATCAACCGAAATCGCATCCTGATTAATGGCGAACCTACCTTTATCACGGCACCTCTCTATCAATCGTCCTCGTACAAACGCATGTGCGATATATCTCTTCAATCTTCGCCTGTGTGGCGCGACAAACTGGTTAGAAAAATTGAAATCACCTACCGAAGGGCACCATACTATGCAGAGGTGTTTCCGGTTATAGAGAAGCTAATTCTCTATAACACTGACAGCCTGTCGGATTATTTGGCGCACCAACTGCAAGCACTGGCCGCATTTATTGGCATCAACACCGAATTCATAGTGACCAGTCGTTGTTATGAGAATAACGGCTTACCTAGTCAGGCACGGATACTCGATATTTGCGCACAAGAAGGCGCGACCACCTACATCAATCCGCAAGGAGGGCAAGCCCTATATGACCGAGCTACATTTGCACAGAGCGGCTTAGATTTGAAGTTCTTGACCCCATCCACCATAGAGTACAAGCAATTCGGGCCTATGCACGTGCCTTGGCTCTCAATTATTGATGTGATGATGTTTAATTCCCCAAGTCAGTTACGCACGTTGCTGAATAAGTATGAGCTAGTTTAA
- a CDS encoding DegT/DnrJ/EryC1/StrS family aminotransferase produces the protein MLLVTKTTLPSLEDYVAYLEQIWQAGQLTNNGPLCRQLADDIAGFLDVSNLELVANGTLALQLAIKALDLKGEIITTPYSYVATTNSILWEDCDPIFVDIEPQTFCINPDLIEVAITEKTSAILATHVYGYPCDVARIQQIADKHKLKVIYDAAHAFGVKLFGESILKHGDCSTLSFHATKLFHTAEGGAVVCKDAEVAKRVFLMKKFGHIGEDDYLDIGINAKMSELHAAMGLCVLPKVNDIIASRKGCSGWYDEQFEGSLLQRPVPRVGLEYNYGYYPVIFPSHDVMMKVRQTLLDNGIGPRRYFFPSLNTLPFLKPELKRACPVSEKVSSRVLCLPLYVGLRKAEVDVICSIIRCILQGGVAL, from the coding sequence ATGTTGCTAGTAACTAAAACAACGCTACCAAGCCTTGAAGACTATGTTGCTTACCTCGAACAGATCTGGCAAGCAGGTCAACTCACCAACAACGGGCCGCTATGCCGACAGTTGGCTGACGATATCGCGGGCTTCCTTGACGTTTCAAATCTGGAGTTGGTAGCTAACGGCACACTTGCGCTCCAGCTTGCCATCAAGGCGCTAGACCTCAAGGGTGAGATCATCACTACACCCTACAGTTATGTCGCCACAACGAATTCGATATTGTGGGAAGACTGTGATCCGATTTTCGTTGACATTGAGCCGCAAACCTTCTGCATTAACCCTGATCTGATCGAGGTGGCCATCACCGAGAAAACTTCTGCGATTCTGGCCACACATGTGTATGGCTATCCGTGTGATGTGGCAAGAATTCAACAAATTGCAGATAAGCACAAGCTCAAAGTCATTTATGATGCGGCTCACGCCTTTGGGGTGAAGCTTTTTGGAGAATCGATTTTGAAGCATGGGGATTGCTCCACCTTGAGTTTCCATGCCACCAAGTTATTTCACACAGCCGAGGGGGGCGCAGTGGTGTGCAAAGACGCCGAAGTCGCCAAACGTGTCTTTCTGATGAAGAAGTTCGGTCACATCGGCGAAGATGACTATCTCGACATCGGCATCAATGCAAAAATGTCAGAGCTGCATGCAGCGATGGGGCTTTGTGTCTTGCCGAAGGTGAATGACATCATTGCCTCGCGGAAAGGGTGTTCAGGCTGGTACGACGAACAATTCGAAGGCAGCTTGTTACAGCGGCCCGTGCCTCGAGTAGGTCTCGAATACAACTATGGTTACTATCCGGTCATTTTTCCCTCTCATGACGTCATGATGAAAGTGCGGCAGACGCTCCTGGATAACGGCATCGGCCCACGGCGATATTTTTTCCCATCGCTGAACACCTTGCCCTTCTTGAAGCCGGAACTAAAACGAGCCTGTCCGGTCTCAGAAAAAGTTTCTTCGCGCGTGCTTTGTCTGCCCTTGTATGTAGGGCTAAGAAAGGCAGAGGTTGATGTTATTTGCAGCATCATCAGATGCATCCTGCAAGGCGGAGTGGCGCTGTAA
- a CDS encoding sulfotransferase family protein, translated as MMLLETIKKLFKKKQSISFSFIVGTGRCGTTMLAQMLNSHSMICVPHELQILFEYSNNGARLYEIFKEKMNENFGSGDFIDLIETRCPHKFHEYFDYRNFFEKQQYPIRSLKELVNSFYSEIAETKHKKIFIEQTPWYGQRIDILNELFPDAKYIHMVRDGRDVAVSFARTPWWHNDIGQNLERWHTEVRQIIDLSNKILNPNQMLQVRYEDFVEQPEVELRRICEHLGVNFEYAMLDTATYVDYGLYSILNARNVSSAALNEWRENKSAPIFKGSRYAWKSYPDFDFSIIPEHISQSLQALDYQK; from the coding sequence ATGATGCTCTTAGAGACTATAAAAAAACTTTTCAAGAAAAAACAATCCATTTCATTTTCATTTATTGTCGGAACAGGACGTTGTGGCACAACCATGCTTGCTCAGATGCTCAATTCTCACTCGATGATTTGTGTGCCACACGAACTTCAGATTCTATTTGAATACAGCAATAATGGCGCTCGTCTCTACGAGATTTTCAAAGAAAAAATGAATGAGAACTTTGGATCTGGGGATTTCATAGATTTGATTGAGACCAGGTGTCCCCATAAATTTCATGAATATTTCGACTACAGGAATTTTTTTGAAAAGCAGCAATATCCGATTCGTAGCCTTAAAGAACTTGTAAATAGTTTCTATAGCGAAATAGCAGAAACCAAACACAAAAAAATCTTTATCGAGCAGACCCCGTGGTATGGCCAAAGAATTGATATTCTTAATGAGCTATTTCCTGATGCAAAATATATTCACATGGTCCGGGACGGCAGGGATGTTGCGGTTTCATTTGCACGTACCCCGTGGTGGCATAATGACATTGGACAAAATCTTGAAAGGTGGCATACCGAAGTTCGCCAAATCATCGACTTATCAAATAAAATTTTGAACCCAAATCAGATGCTCCAGGTTCGATACGAGGATTTTGTAGAACAACCTGAGGTTGAACTTAGGCGTATATGTGAGCACTTGGGTGTGAACTTTGAGTATGCCATGCTGGATACTGCAACATATGTTGACTACGGCTTGTACAGCATATTAAATGCAAGAAATGTTTCATCTGCGGCACTAAATGAGTGGCGTGAAAATAAGAGTGCGCCAATATTCAAAGGGAGCCGTTATGCTTGGAAAAGTTACCCGGATTTTGATTTTTCAATCATCCCGGAACACATTAGTCAGAGTTTGCAAGCGCTGGATTATCAAAAATAA
- a CDS encoding ABC transporter ATP-binding protein, with product MSSEIAICVQNLSKCYQIYDTPRDRLKQFVLPRLRRMMGKSPKQYFGEFWALKDISFEIQKGETVGIIGRNGSGKSTLLQMICGTLNPTSGTIQTNGRIAALLELGSGFNPEFTGRENVYMNAALLGLGQEEIDARFDDIAAFADIGNFIDQPVKTYSSGMFVRLAFAVNIISEPDIMIVDEALAVGDMNFQAKCMTALTRIQESGSTILFVSHDVGAVKSLCSRGLYLEHGMVKAIGKAPEVAEQYIRTMREEMNAEISRFSRVSPNKIEEGAVQTLEKSSAVLKRSDEFDKRVAAFRYGSGGARITYVELLNMSNEQIQLVEFNQEVKIRIHVESSSEQSISVNFNICDDKKVNLTGCGFTQVEQEFLTTEIGGQYLVEYTLRLPLQEGSYSLRTQITSPAVRGETAEFVDVIEDAVVFQMERWKKTRIWSKIHLFPEMKIRKVISNV from the coding sequence ATGTCTTCTGAAATCGCTATTTGCGTTCAAAATCTTAGCAAATGCTATCAGATCTACGATACTCCACGTGATAGGCTCAAGCAATTCGTCTTGCCGCGCTTAAGACGGATGATGGGTAAATCACCCAAACAATACTTTGGCGAATTCTGGGCGCTCAAAGACATTTCTTTTGAAATACAAAAAGGCGAAACTGTCGGCATCATTGGGCGCAATGGCAGCGGTAAGTCAACCTTGCTGCAAATGATCTGCGGCACGCTCAACCCAACCAGTGGCACCATTCAAACTAACGGCCGCATTGCCGCCCTGCTGGAGCTCGGCTCTGGCTTTAACCCTGAATTCACAGGCCGAGAAAATGTGTATATGAATGCGGCATTGCTAGGGCTTGGCCAAGAGGAAATCGACGCACGGTTTGATGATATTGCGGCTTTCGCCGACATTGGTAATTTTATCGATCAACCAGTAAAGACATACTCCAGCGGGATGTTCGTTCGGCTAGCCTTTGCTGTAAACATAATTTCCGAGCCGGATATCATGATTGTTGACGAAGCTCTGGCGGTAGGCGATATGAATTTTCAGGCCAAGTGCATGACCGCACTTACTCGCATCCAGGAAAGCGGTTCTACTATCTTGTTTGTCAGTCATGATGTAGGCGCGGTAAAAAGTCTGTGTTCGCGGGGTCTTTATCTCGAACACGGCATGGTCAAGGCCATCGGAAAGGCGCCGGAAGTGGCAGAGCAATACATCCGAACGATGCGAGAAGAAATGAATGCAGAAATTAGCCGATTCAGCCGTGTATCGCCTAATAAAATAGAAGAAGGGGCCGTGCAAACCTTGGAGAAAAGCAGCGCGGTTTTGAAGCGGTCGGATGAGTTTGACAAACGGGTAGCTGCATTTCGGTATGGCTCTGGAGGTGCAAGAATCACCTATGTTGAACTACTCAACATGAGTAATGAGCAGATACAGTTGGTGGAATTCAACCAAGAAGTAAAAATTCGAATCCATGTTGAATCATCGTCAGAGCAGAGCATTTCGGTCAATTTTAATATTTGTGATGACAAAAAAGTGAATCTGACAGGATGTGGATTTACTCAAGTTGAACAGGAGTTTCTGACGACCGAAATTGGTGGGCAATATTTGGTCGAATACACTCTTCGACTACCACTGCAAGAAGGCAGCTATTCACTTCGAACACAGATCACATCGCCAGCAGTGCGCGGTGAGACGGCCGAGTTTGTGGATGTAATCGAGGATGCGGTGGTTTTTCAGATGGAACGATGGAAAAAAACAAGAATTTGGTCAAAAATTCACCTATTCCCAGAGATGAAAATTAGGAAAGTAATTTCGAATGTATAG
- a CDS encoding PDDEXK nuclease domain-containing protein — MSFDQLLLSGKSQMLEFKTRFETSRLLEADLEQAIINELQSFLLKLGMGAYVARQMRIATKTQDFYVDLVRYIDLLNCFAPLNLKVGEALPFEDELQRERGREGCGWQNKKK; from the coding sequence ATGTCCTTTGATCAATTGCTTCTCTCAGGTAAATCTCAAATGCTGGAGTTCAAGACCCGTTTTGAAACGAGCCGTTTGTTGGAGGCCGACTTGGAGCAGGCGATCATCAATGAATTGCAAAGCTTTTTACTGAAACTGGGCATGGGTGCCTATGTTGCTCGCCAAATGCGTATTGCCACGAAAACACAAGATTTTTATGTAGACTTGGTTCGTTATATCGATCTGCTCAATTGTTTTGCCCCTTTGAACCTGAAAGTTGGCGAAGCTCTGCCCTTCGAAGACGAACTCCAGAGGGAACGGGGAAGGGAAGGTTGTGGTTGGCAGAACAAAAAGAAGTAA
- a CDS encoding ABC transporter permease, with protein sequence MTPINPSPLITHQGTNPHAAQPTSLMALTRSLWRNRQLIAQMTKREVMGRYKGSAMGLAWSFFNPVFMLIVYTFVFSVIFKSRWGVGGEESKTQFAVVLFVGMIVHGLFAEVLNRAPALILSNVNYVKKVVFPLEILPVIAMGAALFHSFISLGVLLVAFALFNGYLHWTAILAPFVLLPIVILTLGLAWMLASLGVFLRDVGQTIGITTTVMMFLSPVFYPVNALPEEFRPWIMANPLTFIIEQARAVLIWGQLPDWVGLGIYSLAATLVAWAGYAWFQKTRKGFADVL encoded by the coding sequence ATGACCCCCATTAACCCCTCTCCACTAATCACTCACCAGGGAACCAACCCCCACGCCGCTCAACCCACATCTCTTATGGCACTGACCAGAAGCCTCTGGCGCAACCGCCAGCTCATCGCGCAAATGACCAAGCGCGAAGTGATGGGTCGCTATAAAGGCTCTGCCATGGGCTTGGCTTGGTCCTTCTTCAACCCAGTGTTCATGCTGATTGTGTATACCTTCGTCTTCTCCGTGATCTTCAAGTCCCGCTGGGGTGTTGGGGGCGAAGAGAGCAAAACACAGTTTGCTGTGGTGCTGTTTGTTGGCATGATTGTGCATGGATTATTTGCTGAGGTGCTCAATCGCGCGCCGGCGCTCATCCTTTCCAACGTCAATTACGTCAAAAAAGTCGTGTTTCCGTTGGAGATACTGCCGGTCATTGCCATGGGTGCCGCGCTCTTCCATAGCTTCATCAGCTTGGGTGTGCTGCTCGTTGCTTTTGCCCTGTTTAACGGTTATCTGCATTGGACGGCAATTCTCGCCCCGTTCGTGCTGCTGCCTATAGTGATCCTCACGCTTGGCCTTGCCTGGATGCTTGCATCCTTGGGTGTATTTCTGCGTGATGTGGGGCAAACCATCGGCATTACCACCACGGTCATGATGTTTCTTTCCCCCGTCTTTTACCCTGTGAATGCCCTACCGGAAGAATTCCGTCCTTGGATCATGGCCAATCCGCTCACCTTCATTATCGAGCAGGCGCGAGCAGTGCTGATCTGGGGGCAGCTGCCAGATTGGGTGGGATTGGGCATATACAGCCTTGCCGCTACCCTAGTCGCTTGGGCAGGTTACGCCTGGTTTCAAAAAACCAGAAAGGGGTTTGCCGATGTCCTTTGA
- a CDS encoding glycosyltransferase family 4 protein: MKIAVIHDWLTVYAGAERVLEQILLCYPNADLYSVVDFIPSRKRGFLLGKTATTSFVQNFPFARTKYRQYFSLMPLAVEQFDLSGYDLVLSCSHAVAKGVITGPDQLHISYVNSPMRYAWDLQHQYLSDSGLNKGVKGWVAKWLLHKMRIWDVRTANGVDCFIANSQFIRRRILKTYRRDAAVIHPPVDISRFSLRENKEDFYLAASRLVPYKKMNLIAEAFTAMPERRLVIIGDGPEMQKVRAKAGPNVTVLGYQTDDIMCNYMQRAKGFVFAAEEDFGITPLEAQACGTPVIAYGKGGVLETIRGLDDKQPTGVFFAEQSIQAIKTAVTSFEQEAARILPVSCRNNACRFAPERFRAEFIACVENEWHRFQQSLTTATSNKMWLP; encoded by the coding sequence ATGAAAATAGCTGTAATTCATGATTGGCTAACAGTCTATGCGGGAGCCGAGCGTGTTCTGGAGCAAATATTATTATGCTATCCGAATGCTGATTTATATAGCGTGGTAGATTTTATTCCATCCAGGAAACGAGGTTTTCTGCTGGGGAAAACGGCAACCACTTCGTTTGTGCAGAACTTCCCTTTCGCCAGAACCAAATACAGACAGTATTTTTCCTTAATGCCTTTGGCTGTCGAGCAATTCGACTTATCCGGCTATGACTTGGTGCTTTCCTGTAGCCATGCTGTCGCGAAAGGCGTTATTACAGGGCCGGATCAGCTTCATATCAGTTATGTTAATTCTCCTATGCGTTATGCGTGGGATTTGCAGCATCAATATTTGAGCGATTCGGGTTTGAACAAGGGCGTAAAGGGGTGGGTCGCCAAATGGCTATTGCACAAAATGCGAATATGGGATGTGAGAACGGCTAATGGTGTTGATTGTTTTATAGCAAACTCACAATTTATTAGACGGCGAATTTTGAAAACCTATCGCCGCGATGCGGCGGTAATTCACCCGCCAGTAGACATTTCGAGATTTTCCTTACGCGAAAACAAGGAAGATTTTTATCTGGCTGCCTCTCGTCTGGTACCTTACAAAAAAATGAATCTAATCGCGGAAGCATTTACTGCCATGCCGGAGCGACGTTTGGTGATCATTGGCGACGGACCGGAAATGCAGAAAGTGAGAGCGAAGGCCGGACCAAATGTAACGGTGCTGGGATATCAGACTGACGATATTATGTGCAATTACATGCAGCGCGCCAAAGGATTTGTATTTGCCGCAGAGGAAGATTTTGGTATTACCCCATTAGAAGCGCAGGCTTGTGGTACGCCAGTCATTGCATATGGCAAAGGTGGTGTGCTGGAAACAATTCGCGGCCTGGATGATAAACAACCGACTGGGGTGTTTTTTGCGGAGCAATCCATTCAAGCCATTAAAACAGCAGTCACTTCTTTTGAACAGGAAGCCGCTCGTATTTTGCCAGTGTCCTGTCGTAATAATGCCTGCCGTTTTGCGCCCGAGAGATTTCGTGCAGAATTCATAGCGTGTGTAGAAAATGAGTGGCATCGATTCCAACAATCGCTGACGACAGCCACCTCGAACAAAATGTGGTTGCCATGA
- a CDS encoding undecaprenyl-phosphate glucose phosphotransferase: MASIPTIADDSHLEQNVVAMTSRSLLKENAGILELAQRFLDPFVVIATGMMLFAIKFGAWDFPRNYVFVLIGVFLFCLAVFPFFDVYRPHRGASLWAEIQILASAWTVVCTGLIIVLFATKSSTYFSRIWIGQWAVTGFVSLIAFRVALRVGLRFFRRRGFNLRFIVIAGAGKLGRDVAHRLAASPWTGLKVVGFYDDDPRLQRQMFEGVPVRGGLHRLPQEVVELGIDQVWIALPLQHDKQVKSLVAHLSRLPVQVTFIPDIYGVHLLNHSIGEVAGFPVIHLLESPLSGVQGIIKAVEDKILAVLILLIASPLMLLIIVGIKLSSPGPIFFRQLRGGLHGERIWVWKFRTMKHHAEPSEKVPQAMPGDHRITAFGAFLRRTSLDELPQFLNVLKGDMSIVGPRPHAVAHDEFYQQQIDAYMLRHHVKPGITGWAQVNGWRGETGEIEKMEMRVKYDLYYINNWSLWFDLRIIFMTVFMMITGRNAH, from the coding sequence GTGGCATCGATTCCAACAATCGCTGACGACAGCCACCTCGAACAAAATGTGGTTGCCATGACCTCGCGTAGCCTGCTCAAGGAAAATGCTGGCATTCTTGAATTAGCCCAGCGTTTCCTGGATCCTTTTGTGGTGATAGCCACTGGAATGATGCTTTTCGCGATCAAGTTCGGGGCTTGGGATTTTCCGAGGAATTATGTTTTTGTACTAATCGGTGTGTTTCTATTTTGCCTCGCAGTGTTTCCATTTTTCGATGTATATCGTCCCCATCGGGGCGCAAGTCTGTGGGCAGAAATACAGATATTGGCGAGCGCTTGGACAGTGGTTTGCACTGGGTTGATTATCGTACTGTTTGCAACCAAATCCAGTACATATTTTTCCCGTATATGGATTGGCCAGTGGGCAGTTACAGGGTTCGTCTCTTTGATCGCCTTCAGGGTGGCACTGCGAGTCGGACTGCGTTTTTTCCGCCGCCGTGGTTTCAATCTCCGTTTTATCGTCATTGCCGGCGCAGGGAAGCTGGGGCGTGACGTGGCGCACCGCCTCGCCGCTTCACCGTGGACGGGCTTGAAAGTAGTAGGCTTTTATGATGACGATCCGCGACTGCAGAGGCAAATGTTCGAGGGCGTTCCAGTTCGCGGTGGCCTGCACCGCCTTCCACAAGAAGTAGTTGAACTGGGTATTGATCAAGTATGGATCGCCCTGCCGTTGCAACACGATAAGCAGGTCAAATCACTGGTGGCGCATTTGAGTCGCTTGCCGGTACAGGTTACCTTCATTCCGGACATTTACGGAGTTCATTTACTGAACCATTCCATCGGCGAGGTAGCCGGTTTTCCGGTCATTCATTTGTTGGAATCACCCTTGTCTGGAGTCCAGGGTATTATTAAAGCCGTCGAGGACAAAATTCTGGCAGTATTAATTTTGTTGATTGCTAGTCCCCTCATGTTGCTTATCATAGTTGGAATCAAATTAAGTTCTCCAGGACCCATTTTCTTCAGGCAGCTACGTGGCGGATTACATGGGGAACGCATCTGGGTTTGGAAATTCCGCACAATGAAGCATCATGCCGAACCGTCTGAAAAAGTGCCTCAAGCGATGCCCGGCGATCACCGCATTACAGCCTTTGGCGCTTTTCTGCGACGCACAAGCCTGGACGAATTACCTCAGTTTCTTAATGTGTTAAAGGGTGATATGTCAATTGTGGGACCTCGTCCACATGCGGTGGCGCATGACGAATTTTACCAGCAGCAAATCGATGCCTACATGCTGCGGCATCACGTCAAACCGGGCATTACGGGTTGGGCGCAGGTTAATGGCTGGAGAGGCGAAACGGGAGAGATCGAAAAAATGGAGATGCGAGTAAAGTACGATCTGTATTATATTAACAACTGGTCTTTATGGTTCGACCTGCGAATTATTTTTATGACGGTTTTTATGATGATCACAGGCAGAAATGCACATTAA
- a CDS encoding helical backbone metal receptor: MLFCATSQATTPFPVTDVSGTQLVFITPPQRIISLAPNLTELAYAAGMSSHIVAVTAYSDYPQQAKQLPQVGDAFRLDWERLVALKPDLVLAWGSGLSSRDRATFEKLKLKVLVLEPRRLDDIPKVLRLLGRVAGTEPAAEAAAHAFVEQLDTLRRQYAGRTKVRAYFQIAAAPLLTVNDAHIISDVLRLCGAQNVFAAVPLLTPAISNEALVKENPQVMLAVAATYEQEEETKRIWRELPLIAVRQGRMVFIHPDLISRSTPRILLGAKRICEQIESARH; encoded by the coding sequence TTGCTGTTTTGCGCAACTTCGCAGGCCACGACGCCATTTCCTGTAACTGATGTCAGTGGCACGCAATTAGTGTTTATCACCCCGCCACAGCGCATTATCTCGTTAGCTCCCAACCTTACCGAACTCGCTTATGCCGCAGGCATGAGCAGTCATATAGTGGCGGTTACGGCATACAGTGACTATCCACAACAAGCCAAACAACTGCCGCAAGTAGGTGATGCATTTCGTCTGGATTGGGAGCGTTTGGTCGCGTTAAAACCCGATCTGGTGCTTGCATGGGGCAGTGGTCTGTCATCGCGTGACCGCGCCACATTTGAAAAGTTGAAGTTGAAAGTGCTGGTACTGGAACCCCGCCGTCTTGATGATATTCCCAAAGTATTACGCTTGCTGGGACGCGTCGCCGGCACTGAGCCAGCAGCCGAAGCTGCTGCACACGCCTTCGTGGAGCAGCTTGATACCTTGCGCCGACAATATGCCGGACGTACTAAGGTGCGCGCTTATTTTCAAATTGCCGCAGCGCCGCTGCTTACGGTAAATGATGCACATATCATCAGTGATGTGCTGCGTTTGTGTGGTGCACAGAACGTATTTGCCGCTGTGCCCCTGTTGACTCCTGCCATTTCAAATGAGGCATTGGTAAAAGAAAATCCGCAGGTGATGCTGGCTGTCGCCGCCACGTATGAACAGGAAGAAGAGACGAAAAGAATATGGCGCGAGTTACCGTTGATCGCGGTCCGGCAAGGTCGCATGGTTTTTATTCACCCGGACCTGATCAGCCGCTCCACGCCGCGCATTCTGCTGGGTGCAAAACGGATATGCGAACAGATAGAGTCAGCTCGGCATTAA
- a CDS encoding 3-deoxy-7-phosphoheptulonate synthase encodes MILILSSNTNQQSADYQQLIAYLTGLSNIDMRVHVERGAEQVLTEIYLIGNTKALDIKDMKSLPCVERVVRVSEEYRILGQHKDDSRPTYFDYNGVRFGQDTLNVFAGLCAVDNAEHVEIMLKALRDNGQICTRMGAYKPRTSPYAFQGHGKNCLPFVFDLAGKYGIKVIAMEITHESHLNEIRAALQQTGNPTGVMLQIGTRNTQNFELLKIVGRQQEFPVLLKRGFGITLDESLNAAEYLASEGNRNVVFGLRGMKTNMGDPHRNLVDFAHVPVVKRLTRMPVCIDPSHSVGTRSAAPDGILDLMHITAQGVMAGANMVLVDFHPVPLKALVDGPQALLLKELPHFLEDVQIARDAYLKRVALAQRFAQ; translated from the coding sequence ATGATATTGATACTTTCTTCCAATACCAACCAACAAAGTGCGGATTACCAGCAACTGATTGCGTATCTCACCGGGCTGTCGAATATTGACATGCGCGTGCATGTTGAACGCGGTGCGGAGCAGGTACTAACCGAGATTTACCTGATCGGCAATACTAAGGCGCTAGACATCAAGGATATGAAAAGCTTGCCCTGTGTCGAGCGTGTGGTGCGCGTGTCGGAGGAGTATCGTATCCTGGGGCAGCATAAAGACGACTCGCGCCCAACGTATTTCGACTATAACGGTGTGCGCTTTGGTCAGGACACGCTCAATGTATTTGCCGGACTTTGTGCGGTGGACAACGCTGAACATGTCGAGATCATGTTAAAAGCATTGCGCGATAATGGTCAGATTTGTACGCGTATGGGTGCGTACAAGCCGCGCACTAGCCCCTATGCTTTCCAGGGGCACGGCAAGAATTGTTTGCCTTTTGTTTTCGACCTGGCGGGAAAATACGGCATAAAAGTGATTGCGATGGAAATTACGCATGAGTCGCATCTCAATGAAATCCGTGCCGCATTGCAGCAGACCGGCAATCCCACTGGCGTGATGTTACAGATAGGCACACGCAATACACAGAATTTCGAACTGCTGAAAATCGTTGGGCGTCAGCAGGAATTCCCGGTACTGCTTAAACGCGGTTTTGGTATCACGCTGGACGAATCACTTAACGCCGCCGAATATTTGGCGTCTGAAGGCAATCGCAATGTGGTGTTCGGCTTGCGTGGTATGAAGACCAACATGGGCGATCCGCACCGCAACTTGGTGGACTTTGCGCATGTGCCGGTGGTCAAGCGTCTGACCCGGATGCCTGTGTGCATTGACCCATCGCATTCAGTTGGCACGCGCAGTGCTGCGCCCGATGGCATTCTCGATTTGATGCATATCACCGCGCAAGGGGTGATGGCTGGCGCCAATATGGTGCTGGTAGATTTCCATCCCGTTCCATTAAAGGCTCTGGTGGATGGGCCGCAGGCATTATTGCTGAAAGAATTGCCCCATTTCCTGGAGGATGTACAAATCGCGCGCGACGCGTATCTCAAGCGTGTGGCATTGGCGCAACGTTTTGCGCAGTGA